Genomic DNA from Niallia circulans:
AGACCATCTTCAGGAGTGTCAAATCTGTAAAATGGAATTAGAGAAACTTCAAGATGAAATTCATCTTCCAGAAAAAACTACTATTGAAAATAGACAGGATGGTAATGTCCTAAAGAATATATCTGCCTCATGGAGAAGAAAACGGTTAAAGTCTTTTATTAAAGGTGGATTTTTAGGTGCTTTATTCATAAGTATAATCATTTTAGGATATCTTGGTTTATTCGAATGGAAAATTATCAGTGTGTCTACAGATGTAGTCGAAATTAGTGAGGTAAGTGAAATGGATGATGGCATAATTGTTTTTTATGCGGAGATAAATGATGGGTATAGTTTAAACACAATAATATATGATGTCGATAGCGAAGGGAATCTTTATGTGACTCCATTACGCCCAATTATTAAGGAGAAAGCAGATGCCCAGCCTCCATATGGGTTAGAAAAAGGTTATGATTTTATTGATATTAAAAGCCAGGAAGAATACCGTGGTCAGGAAATTAAAACAATATATTACGGCACAAAATATGATAAGATTTTAATTTGGAAAAAGGGAATGGAATTACCAAAGACAAGTGAAGAAGTAAAGAAAAATTTAGGTTTGTAATTATATTTGAATGACACTCGTCCAAAGCCTCCCAGCATTTTTGTATCTGCTAAGAACTTTAAAGTATAAGAAGGTAAATTCCATTTTATGGAGAATATCTACTGCATAGGCATAGAAGTAATTAATATTAATATGCAGGGGGAATGCGATAATGATGCCATTTTTAATAGGTTATGGAGTCCCGATTTTAGGAGTGGTTTTAGGTTTGCATTATAGCATGGAAAAAACAAAAAAAAGGAAATACATTGTCTGGGGAATTGTTTTAATGTTTGCAATTTCTCCGTTTCTGTCCTTTGCCATTGGATTAAGTTATGCAATTATTTCCGAGAGCGGCTGGGCCGCTTTAATCATGTTATATATTTTCCCGATTATCTTTCTTATAGGACTTGTAATGTTATTAATTGGTATCTTTAAGAAAGATAAATCGGAAGTGCTATGATGAGGAATTCGTAAGGAATAGGAGGCTATATGAAGACTTTTCCTGTAACTAAACAAGACATTGCACTAGTAGAAATAGCAACAAAGAAAATAACAATGCTTTACAAAGACGATAAACATCATGTGGGAGCTTCCATCCGTACTAAATCAGGTGAGATTACTTCTGCAGTACATATTGAAGCGTATATTGGGAGAGTAACGGTATGTGCAGAAGCAATTGCTATCGGCAGTGCAATTTCAAATGGACAAAACAATTTCGAAACGATTGTTGCTGTCAGACATCCTTACTCTGATGAAATAGATAGAAGGATAAAGGTGGTAAGTCCGTGTGGTATGTGTCGAGAGTTAATTGCAGATTACGCACCTGATTGTTTTGTATTATTAGAATTAAATGGCGAGTTAGTAAAAATTATGATTAGTGAACTCATTCCCCTTAAATATTCACGTAATTAAAGGGTTGTTGAAGTGTTTCGTATTCCGAATTAAACAAAATGATTATTAATTAAAATGGGGTTGCGTCCTGAAAATATATTTTTTTAAAGGAGCTATAACGGCTAATTAATATAAAGAAAATTTCAAATCTTAGAACATCACAATAAGAAACACATCTTAATATTAGACAAAGGAGAGAAAATGAATATAAATAATTCGCAAGAATATGATGATCCTACTTTATATGATAAAGAAAATGAATCATATATCCCAGAGATACCATTTTTACAAAAATGGGCATCTAAACAACAAGGTCTGATAATTGATATTGCTTGTGGTACTGGTAGAGTAACTATTCCTTTGGCGAAAAAAGGATATAATCTTGTTGGAGTAGATATACATAAGGGAATGTTAACCCAGGCTAAAAAGAAGGCTGCCAATCTTCATTTACAAATACGTTGGATTGAACAAGACTGTACACAATTAGATTTATGTATAAAGAGTAATTTAGTATATAGTGTTGGTAACTCTTTTCAACATTTCCTAACAAACGAGTCACAAGATGGATTACTTACCTCTATAAATAAGTCTTTAGAGGTTGAAGGTTTATTCATTTTCAACACTCGGTTTCCTAGTGTTGAAGAATTGCTACAACCAAGTACAGAGGAGTATTGGAAATCATATACGGACAATGAAACATTAAATATTGTTGATCTGTTTACGATTAGTGAATATGACTCTCTAAAACAAATTCAACACTATACAACTATTAGAAAATACAAAGATAATGCGGGGGACATTATTAAAGAAAAAAGGACTAATATTAGCCTGAGATATGTATTTCCACAAGAGATGGAAAGACTTTTATTCGCTTTTGGGTTTGAAATTCTACACCTATATAGTGAATGGAATGAGACACCTATTACAAATGACAGTTACGAGATGATTTATGTTTGTAGGAAAATAAGATGATAGTTAAATTTTAAAAACTCAGTATTTATAGTGTTATTTCAAATTAATAAAGGTTTTGCTTAGTATTAAGGTGTTAATTGGAAGCATAGCTTCGAATAATATGACAGGCTTTATATGTTAAACAGGTTAGTGGAGGAGACTATAACTAATTAAGATAATACATCACCTCGTTCGATTATAATATCAACAAAATATAAACTGGTACCTGTAGTTGGAAATAATTTCTCAAGCGACCCACTACAGGTACCGGTTTATTAAGTGAACACACCTCAATGAACTTACAAAAAATGTCTTAGTAGCAATCATTCCTACTTATTATTATTTAGCTCTTGTTTTTTATTACTCTTTTGTTTCTTTAATTCGGATTCTT
This window encodes:
- a CDS encoding zf-HC2 domain-containing protein; translation: MSEGRKVSCDIINDILPLYYDNVCSDASKKMVEDHLQECQICKMELEKLQDEIHLPEKTTIENRQDGNVLKNISASWRRKRLKSFIKGGFLGALFISIIILGYLGLFEWKIISVSTDVVEISEVSEMDDGIIVFYAEINDGYSLNTIIYDVDSEGNLYVTPLRPIIKEKADAQPPYGLEKGYDFIDIKSQEEYRGQEIKTIYYGTKYDKILIWKKGMELPKTSEEVKKNLGL
- a CDS encoding class I SAM-dependent methyltransferase produces the protein MNINNSQEYDDPTLYDKENESYIPEIPFLQKWASKQQGLIIDIACGTGRVTIPLAKKGYNLVGVDIHKGMLTQAKKKAANLHLQIRWIEQDCTQLDLCIKSNLVYSVGNSFQHFLTNESQDGLLTSINKSLEVEGLFIFNTRFPSVEELLQPSTEEYWKSYTDNETLNIVDLFTISEYDSLKQIQHYTTIRKYKDNAGDIIKEKRTNISLRYVFPQEMERLLFAFGFEILHLYSEWNETPITNDSYEMIYVCRKIR
- a CDS encoding cytidine deaminase; translation: MKTFPVTKQDIALVEIATKKITMLYKDDKHHVGASIRTKSGEITSAVHIEAYIGRVTVCAEAIAIGSAISNGQNNFETIVAVRHPYSDEIDRRIKVVSPCGMCRELIADYAPDCFVLLELNGELVKIMISELIPLKYSRN